Proteins co-encoded in one Arachis hypogaea cultivar Tifrunner chromosome 13, arahy.Tifrunner.gnm2.J5K5, whole genome shotgun sequence genomic window:
- the LOC114927494 gene encoding uncharacterized protein — MNLVECINGVLKGARNLPITSLVKATFYRLNELFTRKRAEAEVRRNAGHVFSEYASNKLQSNQQAAGNIQVNLFDRHNEIFEVREMPSGIEYAVNLHQRYCDCGEFQTDRIPCRHVFACCANQRLDWQQYVHERVSKGRPKITRFLNEMDMRDMHGPRCCRLCGGEGHNRSRCPHRAGPSAGGSAPTS; from the exons ATGAACCTAGTGGAGTGCATCAACGGAGTACTGAAGGGAGCTCGAAATCTTCCTATCACGTCACTTGTGAAGGCAACTTTTTACAGACTAAATGAGTTGTTCACTAGGAAGAGGGCTGAGGCTGAGGTTCGAAGGAATGCAGGACATGTATTTTCTGAATATGCTAGCAACAAATTGCAATCAAATCAGCAAGCAGCAGGAAACATCCAGGTTAATCTATTTGACAGGCACAATGAGATCTTTGAGGTACGTGAGATGCCCAGTGGTATCGAGTATGCGGTGAATCTCCATCAACGGTATTGTGATTGTGGTGAGTTTCAGACAGATCGAATCCCATGTCGCCATGTCTTTGCGTGTTGTGCGAACCAACGACTTGATTGGCAACAATACGTTCATGAG CGGGTTTCCAAAGGGCGTCCCAAAATAACCCGCTTCTTGAATGAAATGGATATGCGTGATATGCATGGTCCTAGGTGTTGCAGGCTTTGTGGAGGCGAAGGCCACAATCGAAGTAGATGCCCCCATCGTGCAGGGCCTAGTGCTGGTGGATCTGCACCTACGTCTTAG